TCAACCCCAGACAACAGAACGAACCCAGCCTCTCCAAGAATATGATGGGTCATCTATTCCTCTGGAAATCTGTTTAGGCCGGCATGACCGTGAATTAATTGCGGCTGGGACTGGAGAGGGTAGCCGTAATGTGGACGGTTACAAGTTGGCCAGAAACCTTGTCGGAACCGTCAACAGTTTGATGAGGTTGGGTATCCGTTGGCAGAATGAACCGCGTCTTTTGTTTGAGGAATTTGCAGGCCGGTGTAACCCACCCCTCTCCCCCCAGGATATTGAGCGAATTTGGAAATCAGCGAATAGAGGGAACCCAACAGCTTCTCTAAATGATGATGCTATCCACAAATGTGTTGGTTGGTGGTTATTCAACCAAAGTCCTCCTGTATTTTCAGGTAGCAAGAAAGCCGGGTTTATTAGCAAAGCTGAATGGTTGAAAAAATTCAAATTCCCTCAAGAAATTAAGATAATCGCCGGCTACCTCAAGAAAGCTTATAATCGGCAATTCCTGAGATACTTAAAGGCTACCGAACCTACCCCGGATAATATTCAATCAGCAGACCCAGATATCACAGTCTCCAGTCCAACTGTCCCCATAACCAGTGCAATTGTGCCTTGTTATGAAGGCGTTAGTATCTATGAACATCCTGCCTTATCAATTGATACGCAGGGTAACAGAATATTCAAATATTCACCCGGTAATCTACCAAATCTTGACCGTTGGCAGTGGTTGAACCGGCCACAAATCATTTTCGATAAAAAAGACCGCCGTAGACTCATTACAGAAGCAGTAGCTAAAGGATGGAAGAATATCAAAGATGAATCGGGGACTGGAAGTGGTAAATCCTATGATTTAGGGTTAATCTCTTTGAAAGATTATCCAACTATGCGCCGGGTATTTTATCTATCGGATGATGCAGAAAACCCCACGACTGCACCAGTTGAAAGGAATTTTGAACGGTTAGTAACTCGCCATGAGGGCCAAAAGTATGATCACCAGCACAAAACCCCACTGGGAGACCCTTACATTAGACGAGTAAAGGCAGGTGTTACTCCAGATATTCCAGGGAATTGTCCCGAAACCCAAACCTTCCTTAAATTCCAGCAGAAAGGATTATCAATTGGCGGTGGCGCTGATAGTCCAATCTGTCAAGCTTGCCCATTGATTGAGAGTTGTCAGTTTCTGGCAGACCGGCAACAACAGTTAAAGCATAGTGATTTCCTGCGGGCACATCCAGACCAAATGGTATCTGATTTCAAAGAAGTTGCTCAAGCTATTGCTATTTGGGATGAGCCTGGTAAAGTTTTCCAGAATAACCGACTTATCCAATTTAACTGGGGTGATTTGGAGAAAAGCTTGGCTAGTTTGCAAGCTAAAGATAGTGAATTGCACAGCAGTTTAACACCTATCTTCACGGATTGGTATGGCAAACTATTGAATGCCAAAATCAATACTAAATATGGGATGAGTTTTGTAGAATTACGGGAATTATTGGGATTGCCGGCCCTCATCAATTTACCTACCTCTGGCACTAATTATCGGTTTATCAGTACAAGTAAGTTGGCTGCGGCTGCTGATAAGCTAATCAATCCTCCTATCAGCTTCTCTGGGATTCAGTCGCCGGCGGAAAAACAACAGTGGATTGATAGTGAATGGCATCCCCATTATTTCAGCCTGTTATTTGGGGCACTTTCTGGTCGGACTAAGAGAGTTAGTATCAGCCTTGACCACGAGAGGAATTTTACTGTTTCTGTACCCTACTATCGGCATCAAAAAACCGCAGCAGCAGTGGGTGTCAATATCTGGCTAGATGCTACTCTTAGTACGGCTGATCTAGCGATGATGACCGGCATCAAGAAGAATAATATTTTGACAATAGAGGAAGCAAAATCTGATTATTCCAATTTGACCATTAAGATAGTGGGGGGTGTTGGAAGTTGTGGGATGAACCGAGAAACAGAGGGTGTGTTCAGCCAACAACAGAGAATTAACCATTTAATAACTTCACTCACACAATTCTTCCCTGAGAGCACCGGCATAATTGAGTTCAAGAAATATGTAACGAATATTTCAAATTCAATTTCTGGCTACTGGTTTCTTGATAATCGTGGTAGCAATGCTTTTCGTGATTGTGATCAATTAATTGCTATCGGTTCCCCACTACCAAACCTCGGTGCACTGGCGATGGAGTGGGCTGCAACCAGGGGTCAAGCTGTTGAACCAACACATCTTGGTGGTAATTTTGGCCGGTGGGTGGAAAGATTAGTGATGGCAGAGGTTGTTCAATTAGTTGGCCGGTTAAGAGCCCAGCTATCAGATAAACCTAAGACTTGTTGGTTGGTATCTGACCAATATCCTCAGAATGTGGCCATCGAATTACAGCGATTCTATCCAGGGTGTCGGGTTGAATTTGTGGATGTTGCTGATATTTGTTTGGCTGCGGCTACCAAGGGGGTACAGCGTGAAAGGGCCATGATTACTTCTATGTGGGATGCTTTGGCTGCCGGTGTTGCCTGTACGACTTCTAGCATTGCAGCAGCGGTGGGTGTGACACGGGGAAGAATCAGCCAGATGGCCAGTGTGATGGGTGGGTTTGAGCCGGTGAAGAGGGTGTTAGTTTCCCTTATAGAAGCTTTAAAAGGAAAACTAACACCCCCACAACTAGATGACACTGCTCGGTTCTTTGCTGAAATCTATCTACCAGAAGTGCTGGTAGAAATGGCCAATAATCAAGCACCACCGGCCTCTCCTCCACCGACACCACAGACTTATTCAGATGAGGATATTGAATGGGGTGCTCTTTTGATGCGGTTGTTTGCTTCAGAACCTTGGGAATATGCTGAAGGCTTGGCTCGGATATTGGATGAATGGGCGCCGGATGGTTATTTAAGTTTGGTGTGGAGAAAGTTAGGCATTTGGGAGCGCCGGTTCTTAAAAGCATTTGCTTGGAATGCTTGTAAGCCATTAGCTTGATATTTGAAATTATCATCTATCAAAAACCTAAGGGGACTTAGACCAAAACGGAGTCAAAAATAGCTTCAAACCCAGACATAGCAAGCTTTTTAGCTTGAAAGAGCATCCATCCAGAATTGATAAGGGTTTCAGTCTGAATGAGCTCCGTGACATCTTTCCTTTACCCCGACTGGTTTTCAGCCTCTTTGGGGGTAATAAAATGTCTAGGTCCCGCTAACTTCATTTGGGAGTGAAAGCTATTAGACTACGCCACCCTACCAAATCGGTAACTAGAAACAGCTATTCCACCAAAAAATGAATTTTCATGGTAAACACGCACTCCTAGTTCTTCAGAGGCAGCACCAACAGCAACCATGAGCGGAATCAAATGATCTTCGGTCGGGTGTGCCAGTCGTGCTGAAGGTACTTGAGTCCAGTTGCGAAGCAATTCGTTCCTTGCTTCGGATTGTGTTTGGCAAAGAGTTTGTGTCAACCATTCATCAAACTCATGGGAAGGAACTCTTGCTTGTGGCCCCATTTGTCTGAGGTTGTGATAACTGAGTCCACTTGCCAAGATTAAGACTTCCTCATTCCTTAAAGGTGCGAGTGCTCTACCGGCGCCTAGGTGTGCTTCTGGGTCATAATCTCTTCTCATGGAAAGCTGAACAATGGGGACATTTGCTTCTGGATAAGCTACTGCTAAAGGGGTAAAAACACCGTGATCAAATCCGCGATTATCATCAGATTGCACCGAAAATCCTGCTTGCGTTAGAAGTTCTTGTACCCGATGAGCTAGTTGTGGAGACCCAGGGGCTGGATATTTGATGTGGTAAGTATGCTCAGGGAACCCAGAGTAATCATAAATCATTGGAGGAGCCGTACTAGACATGACTGTAAATTCTTTTTCCTCCCAATGACCAGAGATAACTAAAATTGCTTTCGGGGTTATTCCAATTTCTTTAGGCAGTTCTTGTAAAGATGCTTCTAAATGCTTATACCCTGACCTTTCGTGCTTCAGCCAAGGCCAAGGCCCACCACCGTGTGAGATGAAGTAAGTGGGCAGAGTAATTTTATTATCAGTCTTGTTGGTAGTCATAGCTCTTCAGATTTAGTGTGAGCACTATCTTTATAGTAGGGCGTTCTCTGGCTCCCATAAGGAAAATGATGATAAACCCCTGCTATGGCAAAAGTTGTGAACTTAGTAGAGCCGGTTCTGAAAAGCATTTGCTTAGAATGCGTATATAAAAATAGTTAGTTTGTTGACTTAAATAATTACTAACCTCTAACAAACTGCGATATATACTTGAGCCAAGCGAGTTTATGGTTCCGATTTTCTCAGGAAAGCCTTTCTAGTATTAAAAAATGATGCTGCTCATCAGTGATAGGGGCTATCACTACTATTAGTTGCTTAGGATATAGCATTTTAAAATGAGATGTAAACAAAAGTGACTAGGAAATGGTAAAATAAAATATGTTCAGGGAAAAAATATTATGGAAGACCTAGAACTAAAAAGGGTAATTAAAGAATTGGATGAGCTGATAAAAAGTAATCCAGATTCAAGAGAATTAAAGAGAGCATTAGCGGTTAAACTTGCCTTACAGGGTTGGAAATATTCAATGATTGCCACAACTTTAAATGTATCAAAAAGCTTCATTACTAAGTGGCAAAAAAAAATTAAGTCAGCCGGGATAGAAGGAATAAAATTATCTTATAAAGGCAGCCAAAGTTATTTAAGTAGAGAGGAAAAGCAAGCCGTAATCGCTTGGCTCCAAAAACAAGAACATTGGGACTTGTCAGAACTAGAGTGTTATTTAATTGAGCAATATGACGTGGTTTTTCAGTCCCCAACCAGCTATTATAGGTTACTTGCCGAAGCTAAGATTAGTTGCTGCAAAGCCCAAAAAAAGAACGGCAGTAAAGACCCTGAAGTCGTAAAGAAAAAAAATCAAGAAATCCAGTTTATATTAGAAAAATTAATGCCGAAGATTAAGTCAGGAGAGGTTACTGTGTATGCCGTAGACGAAGTTCACTTATTAGAAGGAGATCTAATTAGTCATTTATGGGGAGACAGCCAAGAAAGATTAAAGATACCAATTATTAATGAAAAGAATCGCCAAACTTCTTATGGGGCTTTAGACCTGATAAACCAAGAGTTAATTGTGCGCGCTTATCAAGCAGGAAATAGCGATTCGACAGTAGACTTTATTCAAGAACTAATTAAACTTAATCCAGAAAAACAAATTATTATTTTCTGGGACGGAGCGGCCTATCATAGAAGCGAGCTAATCCGCTGCTTACTGGAGACAATTAATCAGGATTTACCTCCCCAAAAATGGAAAGTGACTTGTTATTTATTTGCTCCTTATGCTCCTGAAAACAATCCAATTGAATCAGTGTGGTTATCATTGAAAAGCTTACTTAGACGGTGTTACCGCTTCTGTAAAAACTTTACCATTATGAAGCGACTGTTTAAGCTTTTAGTTGATTTGAAGTTGTTTAGTTTTCCTAATATCAAAAATTATGATGCTTTTTCATGTCTCATTTGAAAAGGCTATATGTTAAGCTTTGAATTATGGACTGTTACTTTTTAAGTATCTTGCGCTTACCAAGGTTAATAACATGACACCATTGATTTTAAACAATCCAGAGATGGCCCCTATCACTGATGAGCAGTTTTATCAACTTTGTATTGCCAACCGGGAATTAAAATTAGAACGTACAGCAAAAGGAGCCTTACTTATTATGTCACCTACCGGAGGAGGAACTGGAAACCGGAATTTTAAGATAGCTCAACAATTAGCTAATTGGACAGATAATGATGGGACTGGCATTGGGTTTGATTCTTCGACTTGTTTTAAACTCCCTAATGGTGCAGAACGTTCTCCCGATGCAGCATGGATACCTTTAGCTAAATGGGACTTTCTTACCCCCGAACAGCAAGAAAAATTCCCCCCAATTTGTCCTGATTTTGTCATAGAATTACGCTCACCGAGTGATTCCCTAAAACCCCTGCAAGAAAAAATGGAAGAATATATGAACAATGGCACTCGTTTAGGTTGGTTAATTAACCGCAAAAACCGCTCCTGTGAAATTTATCGGCAGGGTACAGGAAAGGAAGTTTTAGATAATCCTACAAGTCTATCGGTTGAAGATGTTTTACCGGGATTTATTTTAAACCTTTCCTTAATTTGGTAATAGTATTTTATAGCTGGGATTATTTATGTTAAAGAGAATAGGCTTTAAAAACTTTAAAAACTTCAAGACGGCAGAGCTATATCTTGATAGCTTTAGTATTTTGATTGGAGTAAATGCTTCTGGCAAAAGTAATATTAGAGATGCGCTGCGTTTTTTACATGGGATTTCACGGGGTTATAATTTAGCAGAAATTATAGGAGAAAAATATGTAGAAGGTGGTGTCCTTCAGTGGCGAGGTATTCGTGGGGGTAGACGAGAGATTGCATTTCAGGGTGCAAACACTTTTTCCTTAGAAGCATCATTTTCTATAAAGTTGGGAAACTCGGATAAACAAATAAATCCCTACCTGGAGGCAAATTACTACATTGAAGTAAATCCGGGGACTGGAAACACCCCCCCAAGTTTAGTTAGGGAAAGCTTAACTTTATCGGGAGAAAAAAATATTGTTTTTGAAGCAAACTTTATTCCTCAGCAGAACCAAAACAATTTAGCTGTAAAAGTATTAAATATCCCAATAGCTAATCCTTCTCTCCTATTTTCTGGTCATAAACCTATTATTTCCCAACTAGCTGAACGTGAAACTGATATACCTACTGAGGAAGGAGAACCTATTTCAGGAGCCTCAATTCAAGAGATAGCAAAATCTACGCTACAAGCTCTTAGCTCAATGCGTTTTTTAGACTTAGATCCTGATGTGGTACGGATGCCTTCTCTACCAGGCCAATCTATTTTAGGAGATCGGGGTGAAAATTTATCATCTGTCCTTCTTGATATTTGCCAAGACTCCCAAAAAAAGGAGACTCTTTTAGAGTGGATACAGGAACTCACCCCTATGGATGCAAAAGATTTTGAGTTCCCTACAGATTTCACCGGCAAGATTTTATTATCATTAGTTGAAGAGAATGGACAAAAAATCTCTGCCTATAGTGCATCAGATGGTACCCTACGTTTTCTGGCAATAATTGCAGCGCTACTAGGTGCAGAACCGGCCAAAATCTACTTTTTTGAAGAATTAGATAATGGCATTCATCCCACCCGCTTACATCTTCTCCTCCAACTTATGGAACGCCAAGCATCACTTGGAAAAATTCAAATTATTGCTACTACTCATTCTTCTCAATTGCTTAGGCTTTTAAGCAAAAATACCTTAGAATCAGTTTCATTAACCTATCGCTTAGAAGATAGCGCTTCTGCAAAAATCATTCGGGTTTTAGATATACCAGATGCTCAAGTAGTCCTGCTTGAGCAAAATCTAGGCCATCTTCACGAGTCAGCATGGTTAGAGAATGTAATGGAATTTCTGAGTGATTCGGAGGAAGAATGAAAGTTTTAATCATTCCCGAAGACTTCCGCAAAGACCAATATATGCTCAAACCGATTATCACGGCGATGATGAATTTTATTGGAAAATCTAACGCTAAAGTAATGGTTTGCCAAGATCCTCTCTTGGGTGGAGTCAGCGAGGCTTTAAAATGGGAAAATATTGAAAGTATTATCAAGCAGTATCCAATGGTTAATCTGTTTCTGCTTTGTGTAGATAGAGATGGCAAAGAAGGGCGAAAGTTAAGCCTAGAGAAAATTGAAAATCAAGCTGCTAAGATTTTAGGAGAGCGTCAATTTCTTGTAGCCGAAAGTGCTTGGCAAGAAATTGAAGTTTGGGTGCTAGCCGGTCATCAAGATTTACCAAATGATTATAATTGGCAAGAAATTCGTCAAGAAGTTAATCCTAAAGAAGCTTTCTTTTTACCTTATGCTCAACAGCGGAATCTTTTAGATGCACCTGGAGAAGGACGCAAACCTTTAGCCGAAGAAGCAGCGCGGAGATATGACCGGATTCGCAAACTTTGCCCTGAAGATATTGTAAACTTAGAAACCAAAATAAATAATTGGATAGAGAATAAATAGATTTACTCGTTATTTTAATATTTTGTAATGTCGGTTCTTAAAAGCGTTTGCTTGGGATGCCTCTAAATAATTAGCTTGATTGTTGGTTCAGGACAGAAAAGCAATCACTACAACTGGTGAATAATTCTTTTTGCACATCCGCATTAATGCCTCACATTGCCGACATCCAGAGAAGCCGATAAACCATTGAAGGGTCGGCATTATTGGTGTCCAGCGAAGCCGGTGAACCATTATCATAATTCTTGCATCACCGGCATCAAAAGAAGCTGATCTACAAGCCATTAATTTGCCTATCACCGGCACCCAAAGAAACCAGAGGAAAATCCACATATATTCCCTTATCACCGACACAAAAAGAAGCCGGTGGGACACCAGCATTAATAATCGTATTATTACCACCAGTAGTAGGTGAACCGTTAAGGGGGTTGGTATCACTGGTCGCCAGTGAAGCCGCTGGAATATCACCATTAATTTTCGTATTACTGGCAGCCAAAGAAGCCGGTGGAAAACCAACATTAGATAAGATAAAATTAACCCATGACAGAACAACAACTTCAAGTAATCCTCAGCCAAACACGGCAAGGCTTAGAGCAAATCTATGGCCCTCGACTGGACAAAATTATTCTCTATGGTTCTCAAGCCAGAGGCGATGCCGAAGAAGACTCGGATATTGATGTTTTAATTGTCCTCAAAGAACCATTTAATTATTTTGAAGAAAGCCAGAGAATTTCCTATCTAATAGCGGATTTGTGTTTAGAAAACACAGTATTAATTAGCTGTATGTTTGCCACTACTCAAAAATATCAAGAAGATGGAAGCGGTCTATTTCGCAATATTCGACGAGAAGGAGTTGTCATAGAACCTTAGATAAGCAAAAACTATTGGAAAAAAGATGAAACTGTACGGTTTTTTACTGAAATTTATCTTGCAGAAGTT
This genomic window from Ancylothrix sp. D3o contains:
- a CDS encoding class III extradiol ring-cleavage dioxygenase, with translation MTTNKTDNKITLPTYFISHGGGPWPWLKHERSGYKHLEASLQELPKEIGITPKAILVISGHWEEKEFTVMSSTAPPMIYDYSGFPEHTYHIKYPAPGSPQLAHRVQELLTQAGFSVQSDDNRGFDHGVFTPLAVAYPEANVPIVQLSMRRDYDPEAHLGAGRALAPLRNEEVLILASGLSYHNLRQMGPQARVPSHEFDEWLTQTLCQTQSEARNELLRNWTQVPSARLAHPTEDHLIPLMVAVGAASEELGVRVYHENSFFGGIAVSSYRFGRVA
- a CDS encoding AAA family ATPase — encoded protein: MLKRIGFKNFKNFKTAELYLDSFSILIGVNASGKSNIRDALRFLHGISRGYNLAEIIGEKYVEGGVLQWRGIRGGRREIAFQGANTFSLEASFSIKLGNSDKQINPYLEANYYIEVNPGTGNTPPSLVRESLTLSGEKNIVFEANFIPQQNQNNLAVKVLNIPIANPSLLFSGHKPIISQLAERETDIPTEEGEPISGASIQEIAKSTLQALSSMRFLDLDPDVVRMPSLPGQSILGDRGENLSSVLLDICQDSQKKETLLEWIQELTPMDAKDFEFPTDFTGKILLSLVEENGQKISAYSASDGTLRFLAIIAALLGAEPAKIYFFEELDNGIHPTRLHLLLQLMERQASLGKIQIIATTHSSQLLRLLSKNTLESVSLTYRLEDSASAKIIRVLDIPDAQVVLLEQNLGHLHESAWLENVMEFLSDSEEE
- a CDS encoding nucleotidyltransferase domain-containing protein codes for the protein MTEQQLQVILSQTRQGLEQIYGPRLDKIILYGSQARGDAEEDSDIDVLIVLKEPFNYFEESQRISYLIADLCLENTVLISCMFATTQKYQEDGSGLFRNIRREGVVIEP
- a CDS encoding Uma2 family endonuclease is translated as MTPLILNNPEMAPITDEQFYQLCIANRELKLERTAKGALLIMSPTGGGTGNRNFKIAQQLANWTDNDGTGIGFDSSTCFKLPNGAERSPDAAWIPLAKWDFLTPEQQEKFPPICPDFVIELRSPSDSLKPLQEKMEEYMNNGTRLGWLINRKNRSCEIYRQGTGKEVLDNPTSLSVEDVLPGFILNLSLIW
- a CDS encoding IS630 family transposase — protein: MEDLELKRVIKELDELIKSNPDSRELKRALAVKLALQGWKYSMIATTLNVSKSFITKWQKKIKSAGIEGIKLSYKGSQSYLSREEKQAVIAWLQKQEHWDLSELECYLIEQYDVVFQSPTSYYRLLAEAKISCCKAQKKNGSKDPEVVKKKNQEIQFILEKLMPKIKSGEVTVYAVDEVHLLEGDLISHLWGDSQERLKIPIINEKNRQTSYGALDLINQELIVRAYQAGNSDSTVDFIQELIKLNPEKQIIIFWDGAAYHRSELIRCLLETINQDLPPQKWKVTCYLFAPYAPENNPIESVWLSLKSLLRRCYRFCKNFTIMKRLFKLLVDLKLFSFPNIKNYDAFSCLI